The genomic DNA ATGAATGTATGCCGAGCTTgtcggagaagaaaagaatgacGAAAAGAGCGAAGGAATAAAGGAcaaaatgaatgaatgaatgacaaGAACCAGTCTTGAGCTTCGAGTGTTAGAGCATCTCCAGAAAACGTTGCAAGTCATACATTTTTATATGCATTCGGGcttggaaagagaaatatcCGGTGATTCCGCAGGTCTCCACATTAATCTCATCCAGAAATTCTACCGTAGAAGTTCTACTAGAATTCTGAGACAGCTAACCTGTGGGCTGATTCAGAATCGGTTTCCTTAGTGTGCGCATTTCCTAAGATGGAACACATTCCCGAGTGCCCCCGTGGGCCGATAAGTTGTTGCCTGCTCGATATGAAGAGGCGTTCAGGCTAGCTGGTAGTCGgctattttaatataattcAGGGGCCTAATAAAAGGAACAGTATGTCAGAAACCATTAAGAGAGTTCCGGTGGTGCTAATGAATGGTCTCAAGACATCACGATGTTATCGCCGTTCATCTATGAAGCACGGACTTGTGGGACCGGCGGAAATGAATCAAGCTCCTGCGCTAATAGTCGATTACTTAGGGCACGCCTAACCATCAATAAGCCAGACTAAGCAATTAATTCGAATGGATCCAGTCTGGCAGAAATCTGATTATTCGCTCTTATGGCAAAACTGCGGCAAATTACAGATCCAGCTTCGTGGGGCCAGGCGCATAGTGAGCGAAATATGTTATCAAGATGAAACACGAAGAAGCTCCGCAGATTGGTGGAGGAACCTCGACAAAATCCGTTGTGGGTGCTCGGCAAGTTCCTTAACGGCCAACATTGGAATAGTGGGCAACACCAGGGATTAGGTGAAATCTTAGCAAAGCTTGTTCGATGAAACTGAAACGGTAAGAACCGTGGAAGGATCATCGGACGCTGGTACAATCGATTGAGGAGCGCTTACTATGAGACATTAGCTCCCAGGGCCCCCGTGATAGGCTTGAAACTAATCATAGCTGGTAGTTGACTTGGATGCGAGCGCTGCAcggaaccaaaaaaaaaaaaaatctccGTCTCTGTGGATTCGTTATCAACATATACCGCGAATTTGTCGAATCTTACATTGTACGTCCGAGTGCATGCGTAAGAGGAAAGGGGCTGAGCAGAATTAAGACCAAATGACCCTCTGCGCCATGTGGCGAGAGATCTTTCCAAGCAAAGACTGTGGGATCATATCAAAGGAACCGAGACTGATTTAAAATCGCCGAATGTTGCGTGACTCGACATGCACCTGATCTGGCATGAGTCAAGGCCAACACGTGCAAAGGGGAACTCGGCCCTTGCATTTGGGTGGATAATAGTGATTACTATTGACAACGCTCCTACTACTATCCATATTATTGTTAGCACTACTATCATTACTACAGTGACGACTCCACTGTACAATACCTAGAGTGAAGGTGAGATGTGCTCGACTGCAAAATGAGAGTAAAATTGGGCATCATGTCAATTttgctatgtatgtacaagaATCAATCATCACGGCGGAGAAGAGCAGGACAGCCAAGATAGGCCGTTGAAATGATTATTGGTTTACTTGGAACTCGTATGAGCGGTCTCCGTTGCCAAGTGGAATAGCGTTCACCTCATTGTCATAAAGGGTGCGTTCAAAGTACCTCACCCGTCCGTCTTTACTTACAAGGATAACGGTTTGCTTTTGGGTACCGTACGCACCATGCAAGTATGACTGGTCCAGCTCATCGCCCTGCTTGGCTCCAGTCGCTTTTTCCTCGGCACAAGGCACGGCTACTCCATCAGCTGACCTCGCATGTACCTCCTTAACCCCAAGCTTGGGGATGAAAATACTCTTCCTAAAGTGCGGGAGATAGTCTTCCGCAGTTGCACCTTCGGAAAGGTTAGGGAGCGTATTCTTGCTTAATAACCCAAGTAGTCTATCAATTAGTccatcttcattttctccggCCCCAACGTGTGCCTGGATAGCTTCAATCATCAGCTTCTCGCCATCGATGATCTTTGGCCAGGAGCGGTCATCAAAATGTGTGTTGCTTAGCCCCACTGTTTGGCCCTTTTCTGTCGCCAACCAGGTAACCTGGTCTATATTAGATGAGCGATTGGAGATCACAGCCAATGGCTCATTGACATAGCCGCACACCAGGCTAAATCCCCCGACGTTTCTCGCCGTGGCACTTGCTACCATCCGCTGCGCAAAGTCCCGAGTAGATTCTCTAGGCTCAGGGGCGACCGTAAGCCAGCCGTTGACGATAGCACCTCGACTTTGTGTGCCGGTAGCCTTTTCGGACGTATCTTCACGATAGTTCGTCAAAACGGCaatttttccctccttcGTGATTCCCATCCATGTTCCTTGTGTAGCACGTGCTAGGTCTCGGCCACCCAATATATTGGAGTTTAATCCGGGCCACCAATCAGCTGGGGCGGTCGGTCGACGCAGGTATTCCTAGACATTGTTAGGTCACGACGTATCAgttgttcctgttgcagGTGGTTCAATCGCATACATCCCTGTTGTCGATAACAATAAGCGAATAAGATGGATGGGCTGTAGATATTAATGCAATGCACATTTCAACGGCTCGGGAGGTTCAGGTCGTTATCGTGGGCGGGTGTGAGACAAGGGTATAGTGCTGCTTGGAGGGGGAGCACCGTTATTGGGTATGAACTACCAGTTTCTTGGTCACAGATATGTTCAAATCTTGATGTATTTCgtaaataatattataggAAGGTCATCAAAGATATACAGGCATCAAATTTCCAAATTCGTGGAAGTCGTGAGGGAAAGACACGAGAACTAGAGGCACTGAAGTCATCGGGCAGAGACCCTGCCGGCAGATTCCCCTCACCGCCTGTCTGGTGCTCCGTCATCGGGACCCACCGGTGTGGGGCTCGTTTCCTCAAATAGCAGTGTCTCACGTGATTAGCTAGTTGACTCAGCACATTGAGTTATTTTGAGATGCAAAAAAGTACGATTTGAGACATACTCTCTCCTGCAAGGTACTACACAAACCTTCGGGTCATATCTTGAATGAACTGACGGTTTTGTTTGACGTTTGTTTGGAAGATTCGACACGTAGTAGGATGACCTGGAAGCGTAGTCAGAAGACTGGATATGAACACCCAAGCCAATTTCCTGCGGACAAGTTTCAGTAGTAATTAATAGCAAAGCAACCACGTTGCTTTTGACCAGCAACACCTCAGCTTCATCCAATATATGCTATTAGttatatatcttcatatATCGTCCGGATAAACTTTTTGCAGGCATTTGACGAACCTTAAATCATGACGTCAAGCAGAGTGTGATTCGCTGCGATCGTAATCCCGGAAATGGGAAAGTTGCCCTAATCTCGTCGATggttcttccagctccatcTACTAAACTTGTAAGAGTAATAGTGGATGGATCACAGTAGGGCTGATCTCCCTTAAGGCAACCACCGTCGTGTCGTGttggccttttctttctttcccctaaCCACCCTTCCTTCAAAATCATatttctcctctcctctctttctctagTTGCCATTGCGGCTGGCCGCTTCTTATTCCGCCCTCAGCTGGTCGCGTGAAGCCTCGTCGATCATATTTCTTTTGCCCCGCAAAAGCAAAGGCTTCCCTGACCGCCAAAGATTCTACCAACCCTTACCGACTCATTCACGTCGGCCACGTTTGAGACGTTTCTAAGCCAGTGAAATATTCTCCGTCTTCCATCATGTTTGGTATCATCGCCGATTTATTGTCGTAAGTGATATGACTCCTATTTCCGGAAATCCCGGAACTGTGCCTCTATATCTCTCAAGAATCTTCTGCCTGCTTCGGGAATGCTAACAGGAATTCATGCGTAGCTCGATCATCACGATCCTCTTCCCTATCTTCGCTTCTTTCAAAGCCCTCCGCTCGGCGAACCCCTCTCAGCTCGCACCATGGTTGATGTATTGGGTGGTCCTGTCGGCCATTTTGATGGCTGAGTCCTGGACGGTCTGGATTTTGGGATGGTATGTTACCTCAACCGGAAATGACCACGATACAGGTGTCTAATGTACAACCTATACAGGCTTCCATTCTATAGCTGGAtccgtctcttcttcttttcctatcTGGTCCTGCCACAGACTCAGGGTGCCAGAATCCTATACCAGACTTACGTGGACCCGTTCCTGGCCCAGCACGAACGAGAAATCGAAGAGTTCATCGGTCGCTCCCATGAGCGTGCCAAGGCTCTGGGCCTCCAATACTTTTACCAGGGGCTGGATTGGGTACGCGAGAATGTTTTCCACCTGCCCGCCCAACAGGCTGCCGCTCCGCCTCCGGCGACAGGCCCTGCTGCATACGCTCAGTCGCTTCTCTCGCGGTTCAACGTCCCGACGGCTGCCGGAGGAAATGCCACTACTCCTGCCCAGGGCAACGACTGGCTTTCGGCCATTGGCTCGGCCGTGGCCTCTATGACCTCCACCGGTAAGACTCCGGAGGCACGGGCGGAGGAACTCTCGGCCAGCGGCTCCTTCTTGCCCCGTGATATGGCCGGCATGTCTCATGATGAGAAGGCCAAATACCTCTCGAACCAGCAGGATATGTTGGAGGTGCTGCGCAATGCGTTGGCGAAGGAACAGCAAAACCTGCACGGACGTGATGATGACCTCGCGTACGGCTCGTCCTTGAGGAAGAACCGTAGCGACAACTCGTTTGATCATATCGAGCCCGAGGATATCCGTAATCAGTCGACCAGCAGCAACTGGACGTCTGGTGTAGACTATGCGGTGCGAGCAGCGGAGGAATTGGCTCGATCCCGCGGTTCTCACTAAGCGTGATCGGGCTCTTTCGCGCTTCTGTCAAACTTTCggtctttgtttttgtttttgctgaATTCAAAATGGGTTGTGTGTATGCAGGATAGATGGTCTGAACAATTAGAAAGGGAATTTTTAATTGGTTGAATGACTTGTTATTCACGGGGTAAATGCGCCTTGCCGCAGTCGTTGTATGCGCTAGCGAGTGGGCGCGTATGCAGAAAAACATGGAGTAAATCAACAGCCTCGTCATTACGTCCCCTCTTCCCGTCAAACCCCCGCAAGGTCTTCACTCTCCGGGacattgctttttctcgAGGATTAGCTTCTCTGCCCAACTACTTGGTGTGCCGTAGCGTGTCAGTCTTATAAGAACCCTCTTTCTGGTCAGTTACTCCTCGATCCATAAACCTTGCCTTCAGCTGCAGTGCTTCAAGCGTTCACTCTCCAGAATCATGGAACGACTGCAGCAAATCGTAGCACATCTCCAACCGTCCAATCTCTCCACGGAGTCCATCCTAAACACCTCCAAAGGATTTGCCAATCATGTGGTGGACCAAGCATCCCAGGTAGACTGGTCAAATCTTCCTAGCAAAACCGCACAATATGTTTCAGAGAACCCGAAGAGCCTTCTCTGGGGAGCGGTGCAAGTTGGGACCTTTCTCTGCCCCGGCGTGGTTACTGGACCTCTTATGCACGTCGCTGGGTTTACAGGCGCTGGACCAGCTGCTGGtatgtctttttctttaaaAACtatacctttttctttgctgcctGTCATCTACTACATTTCGTCAAAGATAGCGACCGCTGCTGACGCATCATGCGATAGGCTCAGCGGCTGCATGGGCGCAGAGTCACATGGCACCTGTTGCTAGACAAGGGGTCTTTGCGTATGTTCAGAGCACTGCAATGAAGGGGTACGGACGCACTGTTGTCGAAGGCGTGGCTCGAGGTATGGTTCTGGCGCCGCGAGCTGCGGCCGGGGCATGGAGATACTTTCGGGGATAAACAATATTATAGATGAACAGTGTTTCTGTGTCGATGCTATGGTAATTCTGTGAGCTTTATAGTAAACATTGAGTTTGTTTGAGGCGAGTCAAAGTGAATGCTTGTGGTCTCTACTAGGTATCATGAGGGATGGATTACGGTTACGACAATATATATGTTTGCCTAGAACAATGAAATATCAGCAGATTTTGAACAACTTAGACCTTTCAACAGCTAGAGCAAGGTTCCTTTAAAGTTTATTACAAGAGATAGTAGACTTAGACTGAACTGCGGCATGACAGACTTTGGTCAGCAGGATGACTATTGTATCATGCTATACTCGgctataaataaatatacaATCTGCGGTATCAACTAAGCGGCAGGGTGGCTGCCCAACGCGCCCATAGATTCGATCGATCCTTGCAGGAACATGAGAATAACGACACCCGACCCTGCTTTTGCAGCTAGTCTCCTTTGACTATTGAACGGAAGTCGGTGAAGTTGAGTGTACGCGTTATAGATGGTGGCGTCCATGGAATTGAGGCTGACGAGTCAGTGACTCTGGTACACTAACCCCGTCTCGGTTTAAGTCCGGTTGGTTGGGTGATCGTGGCAATTCACGCCTGAGGTGTCGACCACTCTTCATGATCCCTCTTGAATGGATAATTTTCATGATGAGGCTCCACTTGGCACAGATCGTTGGACCGTGAGAGGTACCAGTGCGCTGCTGTGGCCAATCATCAAGGAAAACCAAACGATTCACAGTCATAATATGAATCACAGTTGGAGGGCAATACTACTTTGTAGTAGTCGACAGTTGAAAGGACTGACGCATTGACTGGCTGAACAAGCAAAGAACAATGACCGAGAGTCTGAATCGTGAATGAGTGACGGCTTGGCGCTGCTTTTTCATGTCCGCCTCAACCCGACTTGTTCCCGATCGGGTAACCAGCCTGGTTCTGTATTGTTCGGCTGGAGagaatgattgattgaatgtTAGTCCTTCCAGCACCTAATCTAGACTAGACTAATGGTATTTGGCTCCGTCACTTGCTCCTACTCAGCTTGTTTTGTCTCTTCCCTGAGGTGGAGTGGGTATTGTGGTATGTATTTttggtatactccgtacgttGTACGGAGAACTGTCCgatcttcctctctttcctttccgccatttcttgttcttaaaagaaaggaacaaaatATGTATACTAATaaaagggagggaaaatagaatagagtAAACTGATGCAGCATGATTGTCTCTTTGAAACaatagaaataataaaaggaAGCCTTAAGTGGTCCTATCAGGAATACCGCCAGTTTTGTGTTGTTCACTGCCTGCATTGCTGGTATGGTTTCTTCCGTACggaatttttattttttattttacgTTGTCGGTCTCGCTCGTTTCCACTTTGAGCagtgaaaaaaaaagcaccaccagaacagaagaa from Aspergillus oryzae RIB40 DNA, chromosome 7 includes the following:
- a CDS encoding NRDE family protein (predicted protein) is translated as MCIALISTAHPSYSLIVIDNRDEYLRRPTAPADWWPGLNSNILGGRDLARATQGTWMGITKEGKIAVLTNYREDTSEKATGTQSRGAIVNGWLTVAPEPRESTRDFAQRMVASATARNVGGFSLVCGYVNEPLAVISNRSSNIDQVTWLATEKGQTVGLSNTHFDDRSWPKIIDGEKLMIEAIQAHVGAGENEDGLIDRLLGLLSKNTLPNLSEGATAEDYLPHFRKSIFIPKLGVKEVHARSADGVAVPCAEEKATGAKQGDELDQSYLHGAYGTQKQTVILVSKDGRVRYFERTLYDNEVNAIPLGNGDRSYEFQVNQ
- a CDS encoding uncharacterized protein (predicted protein), with translation MERLQQIVAHLQPSNLSTESILNTSKGFANHVVDQASQVDWSNLPSKTAQYVSENPKSLLWGAVQVGTFLCPGVVTGPLMHVAGFTGAGPAAGVARGMVLAPRAAAGAWRYFRG
- a CDS encoding HVA22/TB2/DP1 family protein (predicted protein), which produces MFGIIADLLSSIITILFPIFASFKALRSANPSQLAPWLMYWVVLSAILMAESWTVWILGWLPFYSWIRLFFFSYLVLPQTQGARILYQTYVDPFLAQHEREIEEFIGRSHERAKALGLQYFYQGLDWVRENVFHLPAQQAAAPPPATGPAAYAQSLLSRFNVPTAAGGNATTPAQGNDWLSAIGSAVASMTSTGKTPEARAEELSASGSFLPRDMAGMSHDEKAKYLSNQQDMLEVLRNALAKEQQNLHGRDDDLAYGSSLRKNRSDNSFDHIEPEDIRNQSTSSNWTSGVDYAVRAAEELARSRGSH